A genomic region of Zalophus californianus isolate mZalCal1 chromosome 1, mZalCal1.pri.v2, whole genome shotgun sequence contains the following coding sequences:
- the UBA5 gene encoding ubiquitin-like modifier-activating enzyme 5 isoform X2: MNRLFFQPHQAGLSKVQAAEYTLRNINPDVLFEVHNYNITTVENFQHFMGRISNGGLEEGKPVDLVLSCVDNFEARMTINTACNELGQTWMESGVSENAVSGHIQLIIPGESACFACAPPLVVAANIDEKTLKREGVCAASLPTTMGVVAGILVQNVLKFLLNFGTVSFYLGYNAMQDFFPTMSMKPNPQCDDRNCRKQQEEYKKKVAALPKQEATQEEEEIIHEDNEWGIELVSEVSEEELKNSSGPIPDLPEGITVAYTIPKKQEDSVAEATVEDSGESLEDLMAKMKNM; encoded by the exons ATGAATAGACTTTTCTTCCAGCCTCATCAAGCAGGATTAAGTAAAGTTCAAGCAGCAGAATATACTCTGAG GAACATTAATCCTGATGTTCTTTTTGAAGTACACAACTACAATATAACCACAGTAGAAAACTTTCAACATTTCATGGGTAGAAtaag TAATGGTGGATTAGAAGAGGGAAAACCTGTTGACCTAGTTCTTAGCTGTGTGGACAATTTTGAAGCTCGGATGACAATAAATACA GCTTGTAATGAACTTGGGCAAACGTGGATGGAGTCTGGGGTCAGTGAAAATGCAGTTTCAGGGCATATACAGCTCATAATTCCTGGAGAATCTGCTTGTTTTGCG tGTGCTCCACCACTTGTAGTTGCTGCAAATATTGATGAAAAGACTCTGAAACGAGAAGGTGTTTGTGCAGCCAGTCTTCCTACCACTATGGGAGTGGTTGCTGGGATCTTAGTACAAAATGTGTTAAA gTTCCTGTTAAATTTTGGTACTGTTAGTTTTTACCTTGGATATAATGCAATGcaggatttttttcctactatGTCCATGAAGCCAAATCCTCAGTGTGATGACAGAAATTgcaggaagcagcaggaagaatATAAG AAAAAGGTAGCAGCACTGCCCAAACAGGAGGCTActcaagaagaggaagagataataCATGAAGACAATGAATGGG GTATTGAGTTGGTATCCGAGGTTTCAGAAGAGGAACTGAAAAATTCTTCAGGTCCAATTCCTGACTTACCCGAAGGAATTACAGTGGCATACACAATTCCCAAAAAG CAAGAAGATTCTGTAGCTGAGGCAACTGTGGAAGATTCTGGTGAAAGCTTGGAAGACCTTATGGCCAAGATGAAGAATATGTAG